The Edaphobacter sp. 12200R-103 genome contains a region encoding:
- a CDS encoding cell division protein ZapA — protein MDHTSAPAATCSHPLQEESKAVAVEIYDQIYRLRGTDPAYIEQLAHIVDSKMRAVSSMGNTVDSLRVAVLAALNICDELETLRQRYDALAGSLSLSQVTLRSRAGSLAGMLDEILEDRKVG, from the coding sequence ATGGACCATACCTCCGCCCCGGCCGCGACCTGCTCTCATCCACTCCAGGAGGAGAGCAAGGCCGTCGCTGTCGAAATCTACGACCAGATCTACCGCCTTCGCGGCACCGACCCGGCCTATATCGAGCAGCTGGCCCACATCGTGGACTCGAAGATGCGCGCCGTCTCCTCGATGGGGAACACGGTCGATTCGCTGCGGGTAGCTGTGCTAGCCGCCCTCAACATCTGCGACGAGCTCGAAACCCTTCGCCAGCGCTATGACGCGCTCGCCGGCAGCCTCTCCCTCTCGCAGGTGACGTTGCGATCCCGAGCCGGCTCGCTTGCCGGCATGCTCGACGAGATCCTCGAAGACCGCAAGGTAGGCTAA
- a CDS encoding FMN-binding negative transcriptional regulator, with amino-acid sequence MYIPKHNEETRAEVMDRLMRSHPLAALVTMGKSGLFATHLPLVLHRQDDQNAVLRGHLARANPQWKEFSPEIGVLAIFSGPEHYITPSWYPEKAETGKVVPTWNYAVVHAYGALCIIEDPEWLLAHLNTLTDTHEAALASPWSVSDAPADFIASIARGIVGLEMKVNRLEGKWKVSQNQTERTRMSIASELEDLGTEDALAMSGLVKGRRP; translated from the coding sequence ATGTACATCCCGAAACATAATGAAGAGACTCGCGCCGAGGTGATGGACCGGCTTATGCGCTCCCATCCCCTTGCTGCGCTCGTCACCATGGGTAAGTCCGGCCTCTTCGCGACTCATCTCCCTCTCGTCCTTCACCGCCAGGACGACCAGAATGCCGTACTTCGCGGCCACCTCGCTCGCGCCAACCCCCAGTGGAAGGAGTTCTCCCCGGAGATTGGCGTGCTCGCTATCTTCTCCGGCCCGGAGCACTACATTACGCCCTCCTGGTATCCCGAGAAGGCCGAGACCGGCAAGGTCGTTCCCACCTGGAACTACGCCGTCGTCCACGCGTACGGCGCGCTCTGCATCATCGAAGACCCGGAGTGGCTCCTCGCGCATCTCAATACCCTGACCGATACGCACGAAGCCGCGCTGGCCTCGCCCTGGAGCGTTTCGGATGCTCCCGCAGATTTCATCGCAAGTATCGCCCGCGGCATCGTTGGCCTGGAGATGAAAGTTAACCGGCTGGAAGGGAAGTGGAAGGTCAGCCAGAACCAGACGGAGCGCACACGGATGTCGATCGCCAGCGAACTTGAGGATCTCGGTACCGAAGACGCGCTCGCGATGAGCGGGTTGGTGAAGGGCCGGCGTCCGTAA
- a CDS encoding prolipoprotein diacylglyceryl transferase, whose amino-acid sequence MHPSLLHIGFLTIPTYGLLAAFGLMFALVLSLRTAAVAGLSPDRIWNAGLFTLIAAFVLSRLLLVVENLHTFWAFPILLLMVPSLTPLGLALTAVASLVYLRTRSIDIWSTLDAWAPCATLAWAFLALGHFAEGSDPGLPSRLPWAVALPSSSLRLQPVAIYAAIVAVLLTATLLVQLPRRRRAGDTAAIALAASGVAQFLLSFLREPAYYENTLGRLLDPIQWVALGMIVVAGILWQQPRREIVHAI is encoded by the coding sequence ATGCATCCCAGTCTTCTGCATATCGGTTTTCTGACGATTCCGACCTACGGCCTTCTGGCTGCGTTTGGTCTGATGTTTGCGCTGGTACTGAGCCTTCGCACGGCCGCCGTCGCGGGCCTCAGCCCGGATCGCATCTGGAACGCCGGACTCTTCACCCTGATCGCTGCCTTCGTCCTGTCGCGTCTACTCTTGGTGGTAGAGAATCTTCATACCTTCTGGGCCTTCCCCATCCTGCTGCTGATGGTGCCTTCTCTGACGCCGCTCGGACTCGCTCTGACTGCCGTTGCCAGCCTGGTCTATCTTCGGACCCGCAGCATCGACATCTGGTCTACTCTCGATGCCTGGGCTCCCTGCGCAACGCTCGCCTGGGCATTCCTCGCCCTCGGCCACTTCGCCGAAGGCAGCGATCCGGGACTTCCGAGCCGCCTGCCCTGGGCGGTTGCGCTGCCGTCCAGTTCGCTCCGGCTGCAACCGGTCGCGATCTACGCCGCCATCGTTGCGGTCCTGCTGACCGCGACGCTGCTGGTTCAGCTTCCGCGCCGCCGTCGCGCCGGAGATACCGCAGCAATTGCGCTCGCCGCCAGCGGCGTGGCACAGTTTCTCCTCAGCTTCCTGCGCGAACCGGCCTACTATGAGAACACGCTGGGGCGCCTGCTCGACCCGATCCAATGGGTCGCTTTGGGCATGATCGTGGTCGCGGGAATCCTCTGGCAGCAGCCGCGAAGGGAGATTGTCCATGCCATCTAA
- a CDS encoding RluA family pseudouridine synthase, translating to MPSKHMLPKGKRRQTVKPEYRATRDVEPAPAPVIPVLELENEGEGSLRSFSVPPEAAGLRLDQYLAQAIADISRSRVQLLIDHGQVRVNGEAAKAKMKLQGREEVVIEGTPHPPPLHAFPEDISLTIVYEDEFLAVIDKPAGMMVHAGAGVAAPGEEADERNHGTLVNALLYHFNKLSQVGGELRPGIVHRLDKQTSGLIVVAKDDVTHRKLSEMFAARELEKTYLALVHGSVSRDNVTISLPIGRDLVRRIRMTTRRSLESEGVRPAVSHVKVLERISSEIYGRFTVVEVKIETGRTHQIRVHLQSLGHPVVGDTLYGAPHRVGQAPNSRSLDRNFLHAARLAFQHPRTRKAVAFEAPLPSQLAELLGVLRAG from the coding sequence ATGCCATCTAAGCACATGTTGCCAAAGGGCAAGCGCCGCCAGACCGTGAAGCCGGAGTACCGTGCCACACGCGATGTTGAGCCTGCGCCTGCGCCCGTAATCCCTGTTCTCGAGCTTGAGAACGAGGGTGAAGGCAGCCTGCGCTCCTTCAGCGTTCCTCCTGAGGCCGCAGGCCTCAGGCTCGACCAGTATCTCGCCCAGGCGATTGCGGACATCAGCCGGTCGCGCGTTCAGCTTCTCATCGACCATGGCCAGGTGCGCGTGAACGGCGAGGCAGCAAAGGCAAAGATGAAGCTGCAGGGCAGGGAAGAGGTTGTGATCGAGGGCACTCCCCATCCGCCGCCGCTGCATGCTTTTCCCGAAGATATTTCCCTCACGATCGTTTATGAAGACGAATTTCTGGCCGTCATCGACAAACCCGCTGGCATGATGGTGCATGCAGGCGCAGGTGTGGCTGCCCCGGGCGAAGAGGCGGACGAGCGTAACCATGGCACTCTTGTGAACGCGCTGCTGTACCACTTCAATAAGCTTTCGCAGGTCGGCGGCGAGCTTCGGCCTGGAATCGTGCATCGCCTGGATAAACAGACCAGCGGATTGATCGTGGTCGCTAAAGATGACGTGACCCACCGCAAGCTCAGCGAGATGTTTGCGGCCCGGGAATTGGAGAAGACTTATCTCGCTCTCGTCCATGGCAGTGTCTCTCGAGATAACGTCACCATTAGTCTTCCTATAGGCAGGGACCTGGTGAGGCGGATCCGAATGACGACGCGCCGCTCACTGGAAAGCGAAGGCGTCCGCCCTGCCGTCTCCCATGTCAAGGTGCTGGAGCGAATCTCGAGTGAGATTTATGGCCGGTTTACGGTGGTCGAGGTAAAGATCGAAACCGGACGGACCCACCAGATTCGTGTTCATTTACAGTCACTTGGCCATCCGGTGGTAGGTGATACGCTGTACGGCGCCCCTCATCGCGTGGGGCAAGCGCCGAATAGCCGCTCACTGGACCGGAACTTTCTGCACGCAGCGCGCCTGGCATTTCAGCATCCCCGCACCCGGAAGGCTGTAGCGTTCGAGGCGCCGCTGCCATCTCAATTAGCGGAGCTGCTGGGTGTGCTCCGCGCCGGATGA
- a CDS encoding VWA domain-containing protein — MTVPTRMNRIFRLLTTLSLSAVFASTTCALAQTPSTSSGSLPSAPAPTMTQPATTPGTTATPLTTGQPGPAQTTSAPSPSADQQSADNEPITTIKVQVNEVNLIFTVTDKKGRFITGLKRENFGLLDDGRPPVAVLRFSQQTNLPLRVGIMLDTSSSIRQRFQFEQDSAIEFLLQILHRNDRAFVQGFDIETDMAQGFTNNIDLLNQGIRKLRPGGGTALYDALYRTCRDQMLTLQEDGAVRRALIVLSDGNDNYSRAQQSDAIKMCQRAETIVYTISTNVSPSKDKGDDVLRAISEATGGMAFFPTKIEDVAVGFRNIQEELRSQYSLVYRPADFKQDGSFRTIYLQALDPRYKVRASKGYFAPRPAP; from the coding sequence GTGACCGTACCGACACGAATGAACCGCATCTTTCGGCTGCTAACTACTCTTTCTCTCTCGGCTGTCTTCGCCTCGACCACGTGTGCCCTGGCGCAGACGCCGTCGACTTCATCCGGTAGCCTGCCCTCCGCTCCTGCACCCACAATGACGCAACCCGCGACGACGCCCGGGACTACGGCAACTCCGCTAACTACAGGACAGCCCGGACCGGCTCAGACGACATCGGCTCCATCGCCCTCTGCAGACCAACAGTCTGCAGACAACGAACCGATTACGACCATCAAGGTGCAGGTCAACGAAGTCAATCTGATCTTCACGGTAACGGACAAAAAGGGCCGCTTCATCACGGGCCTGAAGCGCGAGAACTTCGGTTTGCTGGATGATGGCCGTCCTCCGGTTGCGGTTCTTCGCTTCAGCCAGCAGACGAATCTTCCGCTTCGTGTCGGCATCATGCTCGATACATCCAGTTCAATTCGCCAGCGATTCCAGTTCGAGCAGGATTCTGCAATTGAGTTTCTTCTCCAGATCCTGCATCGTAACGACCGCGCCTTCGTGCAGGGCTTCGACATCGAGACCGATATGGCGCAGGGCTTTACCAACAATATCGATCTGTTGAACCAGGGAATCCGCAAGCTGCGTCCTGGAGGCGGTACGGCTCTATACGACGCTCTTTACAGGACCTGCCGTGATCAGATGCTGACCCTGCAGGAAGACGGCGCCGTTCGCCGCGCCCTGATTGTGCTCTCCGACGGCAATGACAACTACAGCCGTGCCCAGCAGTCGGATGCCATCAAGATGTGTCAGCGCGCAGAGACGATCGTCTACACCATCAGTACGAACGTCAGCCCCAGCAAGGACAAGGGCGACGATGTGCTTCGTGCGATCTCCGAGGCGACCGGAGGCATGGCCTTCTTTCCCACGAAGATTGAGGACGTAGCGGTCGGCTTCCGAAACATTCAGGAGGAGCTGCGTAGCCAGTACTCGCTGGTTTATCGCCCGGCGGACTTCAAGCAGGATGGCTCATTCCGGACGATCTATCTCCAGGCCCTCGATCCTCGCTACAAGGTTCGCGCCAGCAAAGGCTACTTCGCACCGCGGCCGGCACCCTAG
- a CDS encoding response regulator transcription factor: protein MNPDAIRIYLLDDHGLFREGLRRLLEADEHFTIAGQSGDSAQALEDLRTTPVDVLILDYDLGRENALKLLEPLRAMNFPGKTLIVTAGLPDKDALALIKGGISGIFHKQESPEDLQRAIVEVAQGRVLIDQQYLQSVVAAVQPQESPRFTERERTTMRYLLQGLANKEIAGNLNISESAVKATLQQLFSKTGVRTRSQLVLLAIEKYRDQL, encoded by the coding sequence GTGAATCCCGATGCCATTCGCATCTATCTGCTGGACGATCACGGGCTGTTTCGCGAGGGTCTGCGACGACTGCTCGAGGCCGACGAACATTTCACGATTGCGGGGCAAAGCGGCGATTCCGCACAGGCGCTGGAAGATTTAAGGACGACGCCGGTCGACGTGCTGATTCTGGACTATGACCTGGGACGAGAAAATGCCCTGAAGCTGCTGGAACCCCTGCGTGCGATGAACTTCCCCGGCAAAACCCTGATCGTTACTGCGGGTCTTCCCGACAAGGATGCGCTGGCCCTGATCAAAGGTGGCATCTCCGGCATCTTCCATAAACAAGAGTCCCCGGAGGACCTGCAGCGCGCCATCGTTGAAGTAGCGCAGGGACGGGTGCTGATCGATCAGCAGTATCTGCAGTCCGTGGTCGCCGCAGTACAGCCGCAGGAGTCGCCGCGTTTCACTGAGCGCGAACGCACTACGATGCGTTATCTGCTGCAGGGGCTGGCGAACAAAGAGATCGCGGGAAACCTCAACATCTCAGAGAGCGCCGTCAAGGCTACGCTTCAGCAACTGTTCTCCAAAACTGGCGTCCGTACCCGTTCGCAACTGGTTCTGCTGGCTATCGAGAAATATCGCGACCAGCTTTGA
- a CDS encoding sensor histidine kinase produces MNTFYRRFVRMRSAHGGRGLIFLTALSLVSLLVLLEWYFNFDFSLGILYIFPVMLAATIFDRWQIVLAAALCAYTRGLFTADETHLEHVLRFCMATIAYTACGLWIYQIADSRRVVLKHYSRLRYEQRMRRRVQEQLRLLAQSSPAAILTMDCDGKIVAANQAAEILLQSDRPLLGQDIRRYVGLFHDALQLPARMGEIRTSSTAWARRADGTVLPVTTWFSIYGEGPARHLAAIVVDTSDEVREREQAQFEQIVHHDRILAGAVSHEIRNLCSAIFVVASNMERSSIISGNPDFIALKNLASGLRDLASLDPHKETRMRVSSVRLQELAEEMRVIVGQDWSDIDGEFEWLVPPNLPAVRANHHGLIQILLNLSQNALRAVQRSAERQLKIETVFAEEKVFLRVCDTGPGISKVEDLFQPFRPESDGSGLGLYVSRAMVESFGGELHFEPTESGCCFVIVLLPADLKAASI; encoded by the coding sequence GTGAACACCTTTTACAGGCGTTTTGTACGAATGCGGTCCGCCCATGGTGGCCGTGGCCTTATCTTTCTGACCGCCCTCTCCCTCGTCTCCCTCCTCGTTCTGCTGGAATGGTATTTCAACTTCGACTTTTCCCTGGGAATTCTTTACATTTTCCCCGTCATGCTTGCAGCGACGATCTTCGATCGCTGGCAGATCGTGCTTGCTGCTGCTTTGTGCGCCTATACCCGCGGCCTGTTTACTGCTGATGAGACTCACCTTGAGCACGTATTGCGCTTTTGCATGGCTACGATCGCTTATACCGCCTGCGGCCTCTGGATCTACCAGATCGCCGATTCACGCCGCGTCGTGCTGAAACACTATTCGCGCCTCCGCTATGAACAGCGCATGCGACGCCGCGTGCAGGAACAGCTTCGGCTGCTGGCGCAGAGCAGTCCCGCAGCCATCCTGACGATGGACTGCGACGGAAAAATTGTCGCAGCCAACCAGGCTGCAGAGATCCTGCTGCAATCTGACCGGCCTTTGTTGGGTCAGGATATCCGAAGATATGTGGGACTCTTCCATGACGCGCTTCAGCTACCTGCACGCATGGGAGAGATTCGAACTTCCTCCACTGCGTGGGCACGACGGGCCGATGGCACCGTGCTTCCGGTAACTACCTGGTTTTCCATCTATGGCGAAGGGCCTGCTCGTCACCTGGCAGCGATCGTCGTCGATACCTCCGATGAGGTCCGCGAGCGAGAGCAGGCGCAGTTTGAACAGATCGTCCATCATGATCGCATCCTGGCAGGCGCCGTCTCTCACGAGATCCGCAATCTATGCTCAGCGATCTTTGTCGTGGCCTCCAACATGGAGAGAAGCAGCATTATCTCCGGGAACCCTGACTTCATCGCCCTGAAAAACCTCGCCTCTGGGCTAAGAGACCTGGCATCTCTCGATCCGCACAAAGAGACGCGCATGCGCGTCTCTTCTGTGCGCCTGCAGGAACTCGCGGAGGAGATGCGGGTGATCGTCGGGCAGGACTGGTCAGATATTGACGGCGAATTTGAGTGGCTGGTTCCTCCAAACCTCCCTGCGGTCCGTGCCAACCATCACGGACTTATACAGATCCTTCTGAACCTCTCTCAAAACGCGCTGCGTGCTGTGCAGCGCTCGGCGGAGCGACAGCTAAAGATTGAAACAGTCTTCGCAGAAGAAAAAGTTTTTCTGCGAGTCTGTGATACCGGCCCAGGCATCAGTAAAGTAGAAGATCTTTTTCAGCCCTTCCGTCCGGAGTCAGATGGTTCCGGATTGGGGCTTTATGTATCGCGGGCGATGGTCGAAAGCTTTGGCGGAGAGCTGCACTTTGAGCCAACTGAATCCGGATGCTGTTTTGTGATCGTCCTGCTGCCCGCCGACCTGAAGGCCGCATCGATCTGA
- a CDS encoding bestrophin family protein has protein sequence MIVRDRLPLKRIWPQAWKRLLVLLIFDCTVAAAYSIFHHRWISLNGLPIAPLASALTIFLAFRTNAAYGRWWEARQLWGQLVNTSRALAVQFLTMLDDETEDQHRVPLRNTLVLHHITFTHALRCHLRKQTALPEVRTFLGEQAARELSVYKNLPAGLVLRMGSLLRQARNEGMLDSYRWAAINENLTVLTNIQGACERIKNTPLPRQFDYLPRVLVNAFCWLLPLGLVEDLGLMTPIASVLISFTFIAADLMSREISNPFENTIHDTPMTSLSRAIELNLREQMEEIDRERAWTGIAKHRRVRPISDVQPVDGFVF, from the coding sequence ATGATTGTTCGAGACCGGTTGCCTCTCAAAAGAATATGGCCCCAGGCGTGGAAGCGGCTTCTTGTTCTGCTGATCTTCGACTGCACTGTAGCGGCGGCCTATTCCATCTTTCACCACAGGTGGATCTCCTTGAATGGTCTCCCTATCGCTCCATTGGCATCGGCGCTGACTATCTTCCTTGCCTTTCGAACCAATGCCGCCTATGGTCGCTGGTGGGAGGCGCGTCAACTTTGGGGTCAGCTAGTGAATACGTCGCGGGCGCTTGCCGTGCAGTTTCTCACCATGCTGGATGATGAAACGGAAGATCAGCATCGCGTGCCCCTGCGGAACACTCTCGTGCTGCACCACATCACCTTTACGCATGCTCTGCGATGCCACCTCCGTAAACAGACTGCCCTGCCAGAGGTGCGGACGTTCCTGGGAGAGCAGGCAGCTCGCGAGCTAAGCGTCTACAAGAATCTGCCCGCAGGTCTGGTGCTGCGGATGGGCAGTCTGTTGCGGCAGGCACGCAATGAGGGCATGCTCGACAGCTATCGATGGGCTGCTATCAATGAAAATCTGACGGTGCTTACCAATATCCAGGGAGCGTGCGAACGCATCAAGAATACGCCGTTGCCGCGTCAGTTCGACTATCTGCCTCGAGTCCTTGTCAACGCCTTCTGCTGGCTGCTGCCATTGGGCCTGGTGGAGGACCTCGGGTTGATGACCCCCATCGCCAGCGTGCTGATCAGCTTCACCTTTATCGCAGCCGATCTTATGAGCCGCGAGATTTCGAATCCGTTTGAGAACACCATTCATGACACACCCATGACATCTCTCTCGCGTGCGATTGAGCTTAACCTGCGCGAGCAGATGGAGGAGATCGACCGGGAACGCGCATGGACCGGGATTGCCAAGCATCGCCGCGTACGGCCCATCTCTGACGTCCAACCTGTAGACGGCTTTGTGTTTTAA
- a CDS encoding universal stress protein has product MLQRATEIVFATDFSDSSHAIIPTIAQWVENLGAKLTLLHIYNPKKMLYREAEARLQSFFAEADNYRHCDRVLVSGDPCDGIASYCESRSNVLLMLPPSDLSGLPRPWHRSMRARLIRRLTIPIWTVGKVNVGEPAPISNRNIGVWLGDPEEGISHLQHAAAYASETGGTLHLLHVVDEIDEGSMLKPLLSSAPMGLEAADRWARDLAGTLELDCSFEVHVAQGRIAREFPQLLHRSGANMLVLSQQSAVHRAVVGLEINPVFRNCPISLVCVPFGARMEDLHRQVAESAA; this is encoded by the coding sequence ATGCTGCAAAGAGCAACCGAGATCGTATTCGCGACAGACTTCTCCGATTCAAGTCATGCCATCATTCCCACCATTGCGCAGTGGGTAGAAAATCTGGGCGCAAAGCTGACCCTTCTCCATATCTATAACCCGAAGAAGATGCTTTACCGCGAGGCGGAGGCGCGCCTGCAATCCTTCTTTGCGGAAGCCGACAATTATCGGCACTGTGATCGCGTGCTGGTCAGCGGAGATCCCTGCGATGGGATCGCTTCCTACTGTGAAAGTCGAAGCAACGTGTTGCTGATGCTGCCGCCCAGCGATCTCTCGGGATTGCCACGCCCGTGGCATCGATCCATGCGCGCCCGCCTCATCCGGCGTCTCACGATTCCCATATGGACGGTGGGAAAGGTGAACGTCGGGGAACCTGCGCCCATATCGAACCGGAACATCGGTGTGTGGCTGGGTGATCCCGAGGAGGGTATCTCACACCTGCAGCACGCTGCTGCTTATGCAAGCGAGACAGGAGGTACGCTTCATCTGCTTCATGTTGTAGACGAGATTGACGAAGGGTCGATGCTCAAGCCCCTGCTGTCTTCTGCTCCAATGGGGCTGGAGGCAGCCGATAGATGGGCTCGTGATCTAGCTGGCACCTTGGAACTCGATTGCAGCTTCGAAGTGCACGTGGCACAGGGAAGGATAGCTCGTGAGTTTCCACAGTTGCTCCATCGCAGCGGAGCCAACATGCTTGTGCTCAGCCAGCAGAGTGCTGTCCACCGCGCGGTCGTCGGTCTGGAGATCAATCCCGTCTTTCGCAATTGTCCCATCAGCCTGGTCTGCGTTCCATTTGGCGCCAGAATGGAGGACCTGCACAGGCAGGTGGCGGAGTCTGCAGCTTAG
- the add gene encoding adenosine deaminase produces the protein MARRLAKGDSEIDVVDWLRGLPKAELHLHLEGTIKPETLIELSSRHDEQPLTLEQARALYQYEDFLGFLMSFKAVTERLKEPEDYELITYNMIRELARQGVVHAEVYVSFGIIHYWKKTDVEPFVEAIERGRERGEKEFGTTLLWIVDAVRHFGVEEGARVFRRAAELRERYPSIVGIGIGGDEARGPADQFRELYREAKAAGLRLTAHAGESVGPESIWAAINIGAERIGHALAAQNDPELIEILAQKQIPLEINITSNIKTGCCKGFDVHPVKEYFESGLMITLNSDDPPMFGSDLLGEYVLAQQVYGFTMEQMRELAANAVEASFLDPSRKLKLLQRVEQYA, from the coding sequence ATGGCTCGAAGACTGGCAAAAGGCGATTCGGAGATAGACGTTGTAGATTGGCTGCGTGGTCTGCCCAAAGCAGAGCTGCATCTTCATCTGGAAGGCACGATCAAGCCGGAGACGCTGATAGAGCTGAGCAGTCGGCATGATGAGCAGCCGCTAACACTCGAACAGGCACGAGCTCTCTATCAATATGAAGACTTCCTCGGCTTTCTGATGTCCTTCAAGGCCGTAACGGAACGCCTGAAAGAGCCGGAAGATTACGAGCTGATCACCTACAACATGATCCGTGAGCTGGCCCGGCAGGGTGTCGTGCACGCTGAGGTCTATGTCTCCTTCGGCATCATCCATTACTGGAAGAAGACAGATGTAGAACCCTTTGTCGAGGCCATCGAGCGCGGACGCGAACGCGGCGAAAAAGAGTTTGGAACCACGCTTCTCTGGATCGTAGACGCCGTCCGGCACTTTGGGGTGGAAGAAGGAGCACGGGTCTTTCGACGTGCTGCCGAGCTTCGTGAGAGGTATCCGAGCATTGTCGGGATTGGCATCGGTGGCGATGAAGCTCGCGGACCGGCTGACCAGTTCCGTGAACTCTACCGAGAGGCGAAGGCAGCAGGGCTGCGCCTTACCGCTCATGCCGGCGAGTCCGTCGGCCCAGAAAGCATCTGGGCAGCCATCAATATAGGTGCGGAGCGGATCGGTCATGCACTGGCAGCGCAAAATGATCCAGAGTTGATCGAGATCCTGGCACAGAAACAGATTCCGCTCGAGATCAACATCACAAGCAACATAAAAACCGGATGCTGCAAGGGCTTCGATGTTCATCCAGTTAAGGAGTACTTCGAGTCCGGCCTGATGATCACGCTGAACTCCGACGATCCCCCCATGTTTGGAAGCGATCTGCTGGGAGAGTATGTGCTGGCCCAGCAGGTGTACGGTTTTACGATGGAGCAGATGCGCGAGCTTGCCGCCAATGCCGTCGAAGCCAGCTTCCTGGATCCTTCAAGGAAGCTGAAGTTGCTTCAACGGGTCGAGCAGTACGCATAA
- a CDS encoding amino acid permease produces MLAKQIFRTKSIDKLISESERPEQALKKTLGPVSLTALGIGAVIGSGIFTVIGTAIGGNPASEVRLSDSPVIDLILGLLHHTTGAVAGRPGAGPALAISLVLVAIVCALTGLCYAELASMIPIAGSAYTYTYATLGELIAWIIGWDLILEYAFSNMSVSVGFAAHVVDLLDWLGVKISPKWLSPAYLPLGLQDLEGHDIYRSGWHAGFNIPAFLIVLLLTVVLVRGIRESARTNNIMVLIKIMAILVFVFFGLSFIHPGNYVPFSPNGWSGILAGGSIIFFTYIGFDSVSTASEECKCPQKDVPIGILATLVICSILYIGVAVVLTGIVPWQTVAGDAAPVVNALKRVSLTPGGHSLHWVRLAVLLGAILGMISSILVFQLGQARVWFAMSRDGLLPGAFSRVHPKFRTPAFATWVAGFLVAIPAGLFDVGTFAEMSNIGTLFAFVLVSIGVLVLRSRQPERHRGFRVPFGPVIPLLSVAFCILLMAGLPVKTWVRFFVWLVVGLVVYFFYSRKRSEFYSPEA; encoded by the coding sequence GTGCTGGCTAAGCAAATCTTCAGAACAAAGTCGATCGACAAGCTGATCTCCGAATCGGAGCGGCCGGAGCAGGCGCTTAAGAAGACGCTTGGACCGGTCAGCCTTACTGCGCTCGGAATCGGAGCCGTGATCGGTTCGGGGATCTTTACCGTCATCGGAACAGCTATCGGCGGCAACCCTGCCAGCGAGGTCAGGCTCTCGGATTCGCCGGTGATTGACCTAATCCTCGGGCTGCTGCACCACACCACAGGAGCCGTCGCAGGCAGACCGGGTGCAGGTCCGGCGCTGGCGATCTCGCTGGTGCTGGTGGCGATTGTGTGCGCGCTGACTGGTCTCTGCTACGCAGAGCTGGCAAGCATGATTCCAATTGCGGGATCGGCGTACACGTACACCTATGCGACGCTGGGGGAGCTGATTGCGTGGATCATCGGCTGGGACCTTATCCTCGAATACGCCTTCAGCAATATGAGCGTGAGCGTGGGATTCGCCGCTCACGTTGTCGATCTGCTGGATTGGCTGGGCGTGAAGATCTCACCCAAGTGGCTATCTCCTGCTTATCTGCCGTTAGGCCTGCAGGATCTGGAGGGGCATGATATCTACAGGTCAGGCTGGCATGCGGGCTTCAATATTCCCGCATTCCTGATCGTCCTACTGCTGACGGTGGTGCTGGTGCGCGGCATCCGGGAGTCCGCGAGAACCAACAACATCATGGTGCTGATAAAGATTATGGCCATCCTGGTGTTTGTCTTCTTCGGCCTTAGCTTTATCCATCCCGGCAACTACGTTCCTTTCTCGCCCAACGGCTGGAGCGGAATTCTTGCAGGCGGCTCGATTATCTTCTTCACTTACATCGGGTTCGACTCCGTATCGACCGCGAGCGAAGAGTGCAAATGCCCTCAAAAGGACGTCCCCATCGGCATCCTTGCCACATTGGTCATTTGCTCGATCCTCTACATCGGCGTCGCCGTCGTGCTGACAGGAATCGTTCCCTGGCAGACGGTGGCGGGAGATGCAGCCCCCGTCGTCAACGCGTTGAAGCGTGTCTCGCTGACACCCGGGGGGCACAGCCTGCATTGGGTCAGGCTGGCAGTCCTATTGGGCGCCATTCTTGGCATGATTTCTTCGATCCTTGTGTTCCAGCTCGGTCAGGCCCGCGTGTGGTTCGCAATGTCGCGCGATGGCCTGCTGCCAGGCGCCTTCAGCAGAGTCCATCCGAAGTTCCGGACTCCTGCATTTGCGACGTGGGTTGCAGGTTTTCTGGTTGCTATTCCTGCTGGATTGTTTGACGTGGGTACGTTCGCTGAAATGTCAAACATTGGAACGCTGTTTGCCTTTGTATTGGTCTCCATTGGAGTGCTGGTGCTGCGATCCCGCCAACCGGAGCGTCATCGCGGTTTTCGCGTTCCCTTTGGGCCCGTTATCCCGCTGCTCAGCGTGGCGTTCTGCATCCTGCTGATGGCCGGGCTTCCCGTAAAGACGTGGGTGCGCTTCTTCGTCTGGCTAGTCGTTGGACTCGTCGTCTACTTCTTCTACAGCCGCAAGCGAAGTGAGTTTTACTCTCCCGAAGCCTAA